One stretch of Streptomyces sp. NBC_00443 DNA includes these proteins:
- a CDS encoding GntR family transcriptional regulator, with protein MPGTGTGGNGSVTRSTLRQQLADALRDEVLSGRLQAGREFTVKEIADQYGVSATPVREALVDLSAQGLLEADQHRGFRVHEYSVEDYRGIIEARGLVTNGMFHVLATDRPGHRDPDDPRVLAAAVGVRRRAEEAQRAATAGDLTVLIGYDLRFWRELGALFGNPYLSDFLHRLRVQSWVCAVQHLRRLDDLRGHLWSRHTELVDALMHRDLPTAQSIIADHDANALALIERLAAG; from the coding sequence ATGCCCGGCACCGGCACCGGCGGCAACGGCTCCGTGACCCGCAGCACCCTGCGGCAGCAGCTCGCGGACGCCCTGCGCGACGAGGTACTGTCCGGGCGGCTGCAGGCGGGCCGGGAGTTCACGGTCAAGGAGATCGCCGACCAGTACGGCGTCTCCGCGACCCCGGTCCGCGAGGCACTCGTCGACCTCTCGGCGCAGGGCCTCCTGGAGGCCGACCAGCACCGCGGCTTCCGCGTGCACGAGTACTCCGTCGAGGACTACCGCGGCATCATCGAGGCCCGCGGCCTGGTCACCAACGGCATGTTCCACGTCCTGGCCACCGACCGGCCGGGCCACCGTGACCCGGACGACCCGCGCGTCCTCGCCGCCGCCGTCGGGGTACGCCGCCGCGCCGAGGAGGCCCAGCGCGCCGCCACCGCCGGCGACCTCACCGTGCTCATCGGCTACGACCTGCGCTTCTGGCGCGAACTCGGCGCCCTCTTCGGCAACCCGTACCTCTCCGACTTCCTGCACCGGCTGCGCGTGCAGTCCTGGGTCTGCGCGGTGCAGCATCTGCGCCGCCTCGACGATCTGCGCGGCCACCTGTGGTCCCGGCACACCGAACTGGTCGACGCCCTGATGCACCGCGACCTGCCCACGGCCCAGTCGATCATCGCCGACCACGACGCGAACGCCCTCGCCCTGATAGAGCGACTGGCGGCCGGATGA
- a CDS encoding tetratricopeptide repeat protein, protein MGDEVRPTQVRNEICDGYYGNVVQAGAIGGGVHFHQGPRDETSDLQNPVIVRVRREPGSTMADLVVDADPPRPMAPSGTLYIVTLQARPTTRAGILRAARGVVVSRRPPRPACLQPRIGRAIVPRYFRTELDADPPRLEAQGADFPFSISATDVEEFHFEAVVRSDEVCWRIELDWECAEHEGTVVIDNNGEPFEAYPVAALYLEGHAPSALNSGCGWIGHEPECPALRFESEPAHASRPTQRSTAFDDLYLAVLDLDAGMRVADPDDPASWDGYRTLATRVRTLLGRPDFTGHDSARFRDLLVRVVRYFYLSGQHQVGVTVARPAHRQWAADLGEDHRDTLAMANRLAGCVFGSGKHEEARVLWEDALPRLARTLGESHPDTRNVAGNLAASLNALGEYEQARDLIKVSLRMNRQALGDDDPVTLRAAGQLAISLYRAREFEEARVLQEDTLGRYRRTLGKDHPETLQEAANLAFTLDELGEHEAAKALDEDIWQRRRRVLGENHPKTLASKARYRRERPADQER, encoded by the coding sequence ATGGGCGACGAGGTCCGGCCCACGCAAGTGCGCAACGAGATCTGTGACGGGTACTACGGCAATGTCGTCCAGGCGGGCGCCATCGGTGGCGGCGTGCACTTCCACCAGGGCCCCCGCGACGAAACGAGCGACCTGCAGAACCCGGTCATCGTCCGGGTTCGGCGGGAGCCCGGTTCGACCATGGCCGACCTGGTGGTGGACGCCGACCCGCCGAGGCCCATGGCGCCCAGCGGCACGCTCTACATCGTCACTCTCCAGGCCCGGCCCACGACCCGGGCCGGGATTCTGCGGGCGGCCCGGGGCGTCGTGGTGTCCCGTCGGCCTCCCCGGCCGGCCTGTCTCCAGCCCCGGATAGGCCGGGCGATCGTGCCCCGGTACTTCAGGACCGAGCTGGACGCCGACCCGCCGCGACTCGAAGCGCAGGGGGCGGACTTCCCGTTCTCCATCAGCGCCACCGACGTGGAGGAGTTCCACTTCGAGGCCGTCGTGCGCAGCGACGAGGTGTGCTGGCGGATCGAACTCGACTGGGAGTGCGCGGAACACGAGGGAACCGTCGTCATCGACAACAACGGTGAGCCGTTCGAGGCATATCCCGTGGCCGCGCTCTACCTCGAGGGCCACGCTCCGTCCGCGCTCAACTCGGGCTGCGGCTGGATCGGCCACGAGCCCGAGTGCCCGGCGCTTCGCTTCGAATCCGAGCCGGCCCACGCGAGCCGGCCGACTCAGCGGTCCACCGCTTTCGATGACCTCTACCTGGCGGTACTGGACCTGGACGCCGGCATGCGGGTGGCGGATCCCGACGACCCGGCCTCCTGGGACGGCTACCGCACGCTCGCAACCCGGGTGCGGACCCTTCTCGGCCGGCCGGACTTCACCGGCCACGATTCCGCCCGGTTCCGTGACCTCCTCGTACGTGTGGTGCGCTATTTCTACCTGTCGGGCCAGCATCAGGTCGGTGTGACCGTCGCGCGCCCGGCCCACCGCCAGTGGGCCGCCGACCTGGGGGAGGATCACCGGGACACCCTGGCCATGGCCAACAGGCTCGCCGGCTGCGTCTTCGGCTCCGGGAAGCACGAGGAGGCCCGCGTCCTGTGGGAGGACGCTCTCCCCCGGCTCGCCAGGACGCTGGGCGAATCGCACCCCGACACCCGAAACGTCGCCGGCAACCTGGCCGCGAGCCTCAATGCGCTCGGCGAGTACGAACAGGCTCGGGACCTGATAAAGGTCTCGCTGCGGATGAACAGGCAGGCGCTCGGCGACGACGACCCCGTCACTCTGCGCGCGGCCGGCCAGCTCGCGATCAGTCTGTACCGGGCCCGGGAATTCGAGGAGGCCCGGGTGCTTCAGGAGGACACGCTCGGGCGCTATCGGCGCACCTTGGGCAAGGACCATCCCGAAACCCTGCAAGAGGCCGCCAACCTCGCCTTCACCCTCGACGAACTGGGAGAGCACGAGGCAGCGAAGGCCCTGGACGAGGACATCTGGCAGCGTCGGCGGCGGGTGCTCGGCGAGAACCACCCGAAGACCCTGGCGTCAAAAGCGCGTTACCGTCGCGAAAGGCCCGCCGATCAGGAACGGTGA